The following proteins are co-located in the Haloarcula rubripromontorii genome:
- a CDS encoding HNH endonuclease, whose protein sequence is MSSEHHKHDDSNQDNNDTESENNNQSNLTEFSELRDVVLKRDNYQCTNCGKPQVLAQSLDIDHIVPRGVGGSERISNLHTLCRQCHDAKDNDAAATSVEWMSTGMMDHYEFQWFKHFMNEMFPALSRQIGVRVSPKFGIKETEVWRTSVGGLYAMDGRLSNIDSRYKSIDLSTDF, encoded by the coding sequence ATGTCCTCAGAACACCACAAACACGACGACTCGAACCAAGATAACAATGACACTGAATCAGAGAACAACAATCAATCCAATCTAACGGAATTCAGTGAGTTGCGAGATGTTGTTCTGAAGCGCGATAACTACCAATGTACCAACTGTGGAAAGCCACAGGTGCTGGCACAGTCACTTGATATTGATCACATCGTTCCACGAGGCGTAGGTGGCTCTGAGCGCATTTCGAATCTTCACACACTGTGTCGGCAGTGCCACGATGCCAAAGACAACGATGCAGCTGCAACGTCGGTAGAATGGATGAGTACTGGTATGATGGACCACTATGAATTCCAGTGGTTCAAGCACTTCATGAATGAGATGTTTCCTGCACTTAGTCGCCAAATCGGTGTCAGGGTTTCACCGAAATTCGGAATCAAGGAGACTGAGGTTTGGCGTACTTCAGTCGGTGGACTGTATGCGATGGACGGACGGCTTTCAAACATTGACAGTCGGTACAAATCAATAGACCTGTCCACGGACTTCTAA
- a CDS encoding FxsA family protein: MLRVIGLLLLIPLFDIVLLVTVAIPFLGPLVTVALVVLTALIGMLLVRAEGRATLRKIQQRLAVGELPTDELIDGGLLIAAGAFFLTPGLVTDFVGLLLAVPFTRYPVRAATRRWVVQPYVDAKTGGFASGQVYVGGFPNDENGPGPTGPDGGPSPGSGSGPGTSFDPEEATDVDFDDSDEN, from the coding sequence ATGCTCCGGGTCATCGGGCTGTTGCTGCTCATCCCGCTGTTCGACATCGTGTTGCTGGTGACGGTCGCGATACCGTTCCTCGGCCCGCTCGTGACGGTCGCGCTCGTCGTCCTGACGGCGCTGATCGGCATGCTGCTGGTCCGCGCTGAAGGCCGCGCGACGCTTCGGAAAATCCAACAGCGGCTCGCAGTCGGTGAACTCCCGACCGACGAACTCATCGACGGCGGCCTTCTCATCGCCGCCGGCGCGTTCTTCCTCACCCCCGGGCTGGTGACGGACTTCGTCGGTCTTCTGCTCGCGGTGCCGTTCACCCGCTACCCCGTCCGCGCCGCCACGCGCCGCTGGGTCGTCCAGCCGTACGTCGACGCGAAGACCGGCGGCTTCGCCAGCGGCCAGGTGTACGTCGGCGGCTTCCCAAACGACGAGAACGGCCCCGGTCCGACCGGCCCAGATGGCGGCCCCAGTCCGGGCTCTGGGTCTGGTCCCGGCACATCCTTCGATCCAGAGGAAGCTACTGACGTTGACTTCGACGACAGCGACGAAAACTGA